CATGAGCAGGTTTCCCCTCTACGTAGGGGAGGGGGAGTTTCGTCGTAGCGCCTGCCACGGGTGGAATAGATGTTACCCCCCTCTCCTTTAGGTAACTACGGGTGCGCCCCACAACCATGCCCGCCTCGTGCGCACGTATATGATTGCGCGGCACAAGTGCGGAATTGGACCACGCATGTGAAATCGCGTATCGAGTGGGTGGATGAATGCTGCCAAGCATGCGCCCAGCTGTAATTCATCGTCATTATCACCCACACCATCAACAAGTGTGCAGCTATAGATACGTCGCCTCTCGAGCTCCGATGATGATTATCATGATAATAAAATATCCACACCGAATGATTTTTGCTTTCAAGTCGTCTCGGGTGAATGCAGAAGAGACCCAGGAAGTTTTTCTATTCACAACGCTGTCCTTAAAAGGAAGCTTTTATAACGTCGAAGCTGTAAAAGCTGAGCCGTAATTTGCACGGCCTATCAAattacgggtatgtgccactgtatggCCTACAAGAAAACTATCATCAGCGAAACAGGGTACGTGCCATAGAAATTTGGTAACTGCCGCTACTCAGAACTggttcactaaaaatgaagaagtcGACAGTTAGCCAAACAAATAGCTGCGAAGCGTCTAATCAGTCGTCAGAGCATCGCATTCTTTGAAGAAGATGAGTACCGCGGGTGGACAACTGAGAAAGATAACAGAGACATGAGCGCAACCAAGGTAGGTTGGGGTGTttacccgccccccccccccccgccgcctTCCAGTCGAACTTTTTTCAATTTAGCTCTCGTATATACaaaagcacacatacacacgcacgcacgaaaatacataaagtatggtcacccccccccccccccccgcaacaggaaaaaaaagtgaTAACAAAATTGCTACAATCTTTCTATACAGAAAAGTTGAAGCCAAGTTCAACCTCGCTACAGCGAAGTTCTGTCTAGATACAGCAATAAATAAGCCTGAGCCCAATCAGCTTAGCTGTGCGTTCAGCTTTATGCAAGTTCGGAGCTAGTTTATTCGTGTAAGAGCATTAATTAGGGCAGCAGAGCACATGGACAAACTCCCCGAAAAACTGAACGTAGACAGATGGTGTCTGTTTTGAAGACGAGCGTTCCAAGGATCTCGTTTGCGACCTGTTTAGGCAAGGGGTGGTTGAAGGAAAGAAGTCGTTTAGAAATTTTTGGATTGCAGAAATCATCGGTGAATGTTTGACACGATTTCGTCTTGTCGCGAACATGCGAATCTACAGCACATTGTCATCATAGGGTCCACTGCCTATTCTTTACTCTCCTGTAATAAAAAATTCTATACAAATAAAAACAGtgaccaatatttcgaaaaaaaaaacaaaatattagCAGCTTATTGATTGGGTATATATGCAGAAAGATTTGCAACGCGTATTGCTTCTACCTTTGTCACATTTCGCTCTTACCCTTCGTGATTCCCTTCAAGTTCAGAAACTGGTTTACGTGGCGCTAAAATGACCTCCGGCACAGCATTTGGGAAGGCACCATGCGAATACGAGGAACGAAAACACCATTGTATTGCTGTCATTTTTTCTCGCTGCCGCCTCGCTTGCACGCTGCATCGCACTCTTCGATTGAGGCAAACGTGTTGCCGGGCGCGAGGCATAGCTGGCGCTGCAGGCGCTCGGCACTGGCTTCGACGCACTCGAAGCCGTCGCCACCGCGTTTCTGCGCCGCGAAGAACGGGAAACGCATCTTGGCGGGGGAGCAGGGCGCAGATCTTGCGGCCCTGCATGCGGACGGAGCCGCCACCTCTCGGGTGTCGTTCGCGGATGGTGGCTTGCAGGTCTCGAGGCACGCGGTCTTGCTCGTGAGCTCCTGGCCCTGAAAGTAGAGACCGCAGAACTGTTGTACTATCAATGCTATCGATAGTTGTGTCACTTTCGAGCTATCCATGGCAACAAAAACTATTGATAGACATATCGATAGTACAAGCGATAGTTAAGTCACTTTTGTATTTTAGATTTATCGGTGGTATAAAATTAACCACGCGAATTCATTGCACCATAAACGTGTGAACAGGAGGAGTAGGCTGAAAACCAAGAAAGTGAGCATGCTTGTGTTATTTTGCCAGGATGCTTGGATCACTGATAGTAATGAAGTTGAACTCTTCAACTATAGCGGAACAGAAAGCGTTACATGCGGTGGAGCAGCGCGGCTTTAAAGTAATATTGATTTCGCGATGTCAactggttggttgcgaaactttattgtggtcctgcaaggcgaccattagcgcgcagcgggcgactcccgcGTCGGGACCATCAAGCCAAGCCtttcggccgctccgcgggcctgctagACGGCCCAatgttggtcggccaggagggagctgagTAGGGCCGCCTGCCATCTGACTGAAGTAGTGCCGGCGTTAGTTAACATTGacatgcactcgcagagcatgtgCGGTAGCGTGGCCTATGTCCCCATATTCGGGGCAAGCGCCTctggggatcacgtgaggataaatagcgtgaagaaagcttaggttagggtacgtgtccgtcaacaagaaaaaaaaaaaaatccagaacaactttttctagttgcgaggtgtaACTGGTTACTTTTGAATATGATTGTACATATATAGATGATATATTCCGTTAATTTCGCTGCGCAAATCACTTAATTTTCTTGCAGAAAAAATTTGCTCATAGGTTAAACGATCTGGTTATTGCTGATAGTATAGCTGTCGCAAATGTCACTGGCCAACAATGCATAATTATTCACAGCGCAACAGGTATTATCGATAGTATCGATTACGTTATTGATACTACTTTTGATAGTTTATTGATAGTTTCTTTACACCAATAATAGATTCAAAAACACAATCAATACACAAACAATAGCTTCAAAAAAAAAGGTGATTGATTGTATGGATGGTCAATTTACCGATAGATTTGCATCACTACCTGCGAGACCTTCATGCAGTTGCCGCGGTGGAAGTTCCACTCGACGCAGCTGTTGCCATCCCAGAACCACAGCTCGTGCTTCATGTCGCGCCTGCATGAGCCCGAAAACCCAAATATACCAAGAAACATCAAACATAGTTCACTAAATCACTCTTCATGAACAACATAATGCTAATACCGCAAGCAATGCTTACTTTATCCTTAAAAAGGACAGTGAAGCAATACATCGACTCAGTTCCTGGTTAGTTATCCTTTCAGAAATCTGTTATAATAATTATACCATCACAGTTtgaatgaaagaagaaaaaaatcatgaTGTAACGAATTTCAGTTTTCTTGCACGCTTTGCCACATCGATTCAATGCAACTCGAATTTTCTGAAGCTTGGTATGCTAAGACACTGGGTTCCTTAGAACACAGTGGAAAGGATTTATACCGATAAACCATTACAGATAGACACTGGTAGATGCCGCCAATATGTGTGACGTCACAGTGAGCCGGCGCATGAATATCAAGATGGCGTAGCTGCCTGTATTTTATTTTCGCACGTTTTCTCGCTCATTAAGTCTCTCCTCGGGGTAAGAAGTAGTCTTTTGTTCTTGTGAAATTCTAGCTTACTTGTAGAagtgaaatagtttttttttctctttggtatCCCTGTCAATTCAGCACATGTGAAATTAAGAGACAGGATGAGAACAGAGTGTGTCAGAGAACAAATGGGGGTAGAAGATATTATAGTGGAAATCAAGAAGACgacatggacatgggccgggcacgtagcgcgtcgGCAGAATAAGCGCTGGTGATTAACGGTAACAGACTGAatttcaagagaaggcaaacacgcGAGGAGAATACAGAAaa
Above is a window of Rhipicephalus microplus isolate Deutch F79 chromosome 1, USDA_Rmic, whole genome shotgun sequence DNA encoding:
- the LOC142769532 gene encoding uncharacterized protein LOC142769532, encoding MKHELWFWDGNSCVEWNFHRGNCMKVSQGQELTSKTACLETCKPPSANDTREVAAPSACRAARSAPCSPAKMRFPFFAAQKRGGDGFECVEASAERLQRQLCLAPGNTFASIEECDAACKRGGSEKK